The following are encoded in a window of Dioscorea cayenensis subsp. rotundata cultivar TDr96_F1 chromosome 16, TDr96_F1_v2_PseudoChromosome.rev07_lg8_w22 25.fasta, whole genome shotgun sequence genomic DNA:
- the LOC120278838 gene encoding NAC domain-containing protein JA2L-like, with amino-acid sequence MHEFRLENPLTLPKEDWVLCRVFKKKKGDESHASTSADEQAMQEYNNNNISEKMSTSLIYIPDEQEEDMYNKESSSNSILNLAMFQCCHFLDEVDYSTSIGMRMINSRTDHGDDVDDYGLLLDVGLINNSIGM; translated from the exons ATGCATGAGTTCAGGCTTGAGAATCCTCTTACTCTCCCAAaa GAGGACTGGGTGTTGTGTAGggtattcaagaagaagaagggagatGAGTCACATGCAAGTACTAGTGCTGATGAGCAGGCCATGCAagagtataataataataatattagtgaGAAGATGAGCACATCATTGATATATATTCCTGATGAGCAAGAGGAGGACATGTACAACAAGGAAAGCAGCTCAAACTCCATCCTTAATCTGGCAATGTTTCAGTGCTGCCATTTCCTTGATGAAGTGGACTATTCTACTTCCATTGGGATGAGAATGATAAACTCTAGGACTGATCatggtgatgatgttgatgattaTGGCCTTCTCTTGGATGTGGGCCTGATAAACAACAGTATTGGGATGTGA